From the genome of Cryptococcus deuterogattii R265 chromosome 5, complete sequence:
CCACAACAAACTTGTAGGTATTTTCTCTGAACTTGTGGTGACAACCTTCCCACTCCTTGGGGAGAGTAGGGGCGACGACAGGCGGCGGTGGAGTGGGTTCCTTGCGACGGCGACCCTTCGTCTTaggtggggatggaggggGACTAGGAGGAATGAAAGATTCAGGATAAATTCGAGCGGCAATTCGGCGAACTTCATAAGGAAACAGAGCTCGTCCTTGGTTACCAGCCGTTCGCTATTGTCTTTCATCAGCATATCTGCACATATAAGACGGAAGATAGGAAACTTACACATGCATGTGTCCAACTTCGAACGTACTCCACAGGCGTAGCGTCACCTTCCAAACAAGCCGGATCAAGCATATCGTCACCGTATTGGAACTGCACGATACCTCCAACCGAATTTCTAACACTCAGATCGTAGTGCGTACACAAGTCTTCAAGCGCCTTCATCAATCGACGAGCCATATAACCGGTTTCGGCAGTCTTGACTGCAGTGTCGACCAAACCTTCTCGACCAGACATCGCGTGGAAAAGGAATTCGGGAGGAGTGAGGccggagaagaaagaattgCGGACAAAACCCTTGGATGGAGGGTTCTTGGACTTTTTACGGAAATGAGGAAGCGACCTATCCTGGAAACCGTTTCGAACACGAGAACCACCAATAATTTGTTGACCGACACAAGCAACCATTTGGGCGACGTTAATGACGGAACCTATCATTCTATCAGCAATGACCTCCCTGACTTGAGAAAGCCGACGTACCTTTAGAACCACAGGTGGCCATGATAAGAGGGGCATTGTGCCTACTCAGTTCCTGCATACAAATCTTACCGACAGCTTCTCGGACATCGGAAAGTGTCTTTGAGATCTTTGATTCCAAAGTGGCCTCCTGGTCACAACCGGGCGCATTCTCCAACTTGCCTCTCTTAGCAAGGTCGATAAAAACGTCACATTCACCGTAAGCTTTCTCGACACGGGCATCCTTAGACGCATGGAGGATAGGACCGGGGATGACGTCGTTGATACCGAGAGAGAAACCAATGTTTGCTAACCACCTGGCTGCAATCTTGGCTAGTCTGTTCATCGCTTGCGCCGCTTCCTCAGGTCCGTAATCTCTCAAAATGACACCAAACACCGAGTTCTTTTTTCCGTCACCAACCGTGTTTTTGTCAAATACACCACACATGATCTCACTATTCTGGATGACAAGGTATCCGTCATTGGGAGACATGTCGGGAGGAAAACGGTCTTCCTTTGCAGGATCGACGAGCGTTCGGCACTTGGCTTCCAGATTGACGAGTACTTTGGACTCTTTATTGGGTCGCATGAGAAGGTTGAAAATTTGTTTACCAGTCCAGAGTCTGACAGGTTTCCAGAGAGTAGGAGGAGGCATCTCAATCTTCAAGTTGGCATCACCGAGGTAAGAAGCAATCTGCGTGAACTGTTGTCGATCGTAAAATCGGTCTCTTCGAGAAAGGAGATAGGCTGCTGTGATGAAATCCTGAATAGCAGCAATGATAGGTTCTCCGTTTCGCGGTGTAACCAGGTTCTTCTTGACCGACATGAGTTCGAGAGCTTCTGTACGAGCTTCCTCGGTTTGCGGAACGTCTATACAAAACAATGAGTGCTTTGATTTGAtacaaaggaaaaaggggacATACGTAAATTCATTTCGTCGCCGTCAAAATCAGCATTGTAAGGGTTACAGACACATTCGTTTAACCGGAACGTTCGCCAAGGCCTGACTCGTACTCGATGACACATGATAGAAAGCTTGTGCAAAGACGGTTGTCGGTTAAACAACACGATACTGCTCACAATTAGCACTATCTCTCCGTATTGATTACTGTTCCAACTtactctccatctctcacaTGTCGGTGCACAACGTCCCCAATCTGCAACTCTCTCGCAtatcttttcctcgctTCCAAGTCCTTCATCACATTTAGCGAGATCCGCACAGTGGACCCATTCTCATGCTTTCTTTCCAGCACATTGGCACCAGGATGAAGCTTGGAACCATTGATGATCGCTTGTCGCATGAGCTGGAGATTGTAATCTGTCACTCGTTCTGGGTAGGAAAGCTTGACGGCAACCTTTTCTGGAACGGCGACTTCGTCGATACGAAGATTCGGGTCGGGGCCAATGACCGTTCGTCCAGAGAAGTCGACACGCTTACCCGAAAGGTTACCTCGGAATCGACCTTGTTTACCCTTGAGACGTTGTACGAAGCCTCGGATGGGCTTGCTCTGGGCCTGACTCAGCGGAAAAAAATGCATATTAATAGAAGGACTTACGCCAATAGTTTGCATTCCAGGTGCTTGAGAGTTAATATACAGCGCAACGGCTTGACCCAAGACTTCCCAGTTGGACTAAGTTCCCTCCTTTAGCTTGAAAACTTTGGCTTGCGTTATCTACTCACCGATATCATCTCAATACCCCTACCCAAGTCCATCATGAGTGCCAGAGTGTTGTTGTAGTTGACAATTTCGGCAAGCTTGGCTGTCAAATCATCTTCGTTGCTGCCAAGTTCTCAGCAAGAAGCCAAATGGGATACAAGATAAACTCACTTTCCAGCCTCTGAAGCGACCGATGGTCGAATACAAGGAGGAGGTACAGAAATGTACTGCCAAATGTAATCTTCAGGTCTACCAACATCAGGATGTAGTGATAGTAATTCGCAATCCTAGTAGTTCATTAGTAAAGCCCTAAACACATAGTGGCGTGAACGCACCTCCGCAGTAATCCTTTCAAACAAGTTCAACACCTTCAGCGGATTCAAATCATCCACAGCCTTGCCTAAATGAGTCGCAACCGCCTGATTTTCCGCCACCGCATTTTTGAAAGTTGCCATCCATTCATCCTTCATACTCGCCATCTTGGCCGCTCGGTAGGGTTCATGTGAGATCCTGAGGGGACCGGACTTCTTGACGATACCGTTGGGGGCACCGCAGTACGTACAGATGTTTTGCTTCTTACAGGCTGCGAGGACGGCTTTGGCGGCAGATTGACGTTGGAGAGATTCGAGGTTTGGGCGACGAAAACgtttgaggaaagaagcGCGTTCTGTCTCTGGTAGGAGGACACGAGCACAAGTCTGTAGCAATCATTAATGATTGGCAATGAAATATACCAAAGGCCTTACTTTACATATGCAAGACAACATGTTGATTGTAGGCCTAAAGTAACCGATATGGAATACAGGCAAGACGAGCTTGATATAACCATAATGCCCTACACATTTCTGAGTGTCTTCGCCACAAGTCGCacacttctttcctttctcgtTGGGACCCTGTACGTACAAATGTGGTCAGCGCTCCATAAGAGTGCATATATGCAATGAAGACGTACCATACGAGCATCCAGAGGTCCTTGAAGAGCCGTTGTTCTTGATCCGTCCTCATTATTCTGATACAACTCAGCAATGCTAACTTGCACTTCTGAAATCCGGACAATATCCTTAGGTGTGAACGGCTGGAACTGGATATGTTTTCTAAAACCGCAATTAAATGTTGGAATAAAATAGAGCCAACGGGAAGCACTTACATTCTACGAGGAACGTCCGAAGACACATAGTGCTTCTCATTCTGGTCGACCACCGCCCAGGTATCCATCTCGACGATATttgcctctttcttcttaGTTCAAAGGTTGACTTGATTACCGAGGAGGATCCTGGGGTTCTTGGGGTCTGGCGGAAGAGTGGAATACaaggggaaaggggaaagaggatggagagatgtgGTGGGATTCAAAGATTGAACTATTTCCAGTAAATGTTGTAGCGACTAAGCTTGACTTTTTGTTCCTTACGTAATTTATGTTTCAACGGCTTTGAcagccttttcttcgtcaagAAAAACGACGACGCAGCAAGAATCACCAACTCATCTCATCAAAAAGGACACCATTCGAGCATACTTTTTGGCTTCCTAATGAGTCTCCAATATGGATGATAAACAAATTAATGTAATGAGGGCCCGCTAATGTTGTCATCGGCCCACATTCGTTATTTTTCCCATGTTAACATTCCCAACTAATATTTGTAGGACCATTACCGCATTTTCAATTTGCCTGTTGTCATCTACACCAAGGCTCAACCCCTGGAACATCCATgaagggatgatgatgctcTTAATCCCTGAAccgggaagaaggatagcaAGAAAGCCGACCACTGACGAATGCTGCGTGCGAAGCTTCCACATTGCACTCAAATGGCCCTTCGAGCTGCTATATCGCCAGCACTGTTCTgtgtgaagaggaaagactTTATCATGTTTCAACATCGTACGTGCATATACAAGTGCTACGGGGGCTGCGAAAGATTTTTGATCCTAAGCCTTGACACATACGTATAGCATGAGACTTAGCAACGTATTCACCAAGCGTGCTTGGATTAGTGTGTCTAAATACTGAAAAGCGaacaaaagggaaagaaaggagcTCGAGAGTGTGACGAACTACGGACGAACACATTAGGCAGGATGTATGTAAATTAGCGCTCACAACCACTTGCCGTTTGGTGAAAGGCACAGAAACTATTACTTACCCATAATAGACGACCGTAATCAAATTTATGGTGGAGTAAAAGATGTCAGAAAAGACTTTGAACAAAGCATCAGCTACAGGGCCATCCGATGTAGGTTACTAATCAGTGCTCACCCTCAACTAAATATTCCAGCCATTGCCAGAGCCACTTGAGGCTGCGACACAAGAAGCACCAAAGTTTATGACCTAAATTAGAAAGGGATGAAGTCAGTGACGATCGAGTGACAGATATAGAATGTAGAATATCATTGAGCAAGTCAGTCCATCCTATCGTCCGTCCTTTCTTCTGGTCTTCCCCCTGCTGTCTGCTGTTCCATCTCCCCCACATCGGCTTGAGAAGATTCCTCCAGGACAGGGTAGAGTTCCCTAGCGTTGGTTGGTGCTTCCATTTTTTGAAAGTTACATCAATTGGTTATTTAATTTTTGTTTGCTAGACCTTTCGCTACTAGAGGCAGAATGGTAATTGATTGTACAGATGCAAGGAGGTTCATTATGCAGCTATTTATATGGATTGAATATCGTTGCGTGCAGCGCCCTACCATCATTTCAGCTGTGCAAGAATTAGTACATTTTTCTAGGACCCATCAGTGTTATGGGGTCTCAACGGTGCGAAAAGGATGTTGACTGAAAGGAAGGTTGAGGGAACGAAAGGGCCCCCTTCCGTTCTTCGAGAAGAGGCCGACGCGCGTAATTTTCTCAAAACGAAATTGTCGAATGTTTGGGAGActtttatttattttgAGATTGGGTTGGGTTCTGCGCGCTCCCGCTGCCACTCGCTCAGACGGATATGTCGGGTTCGTATAAATATCGTCCTTCTCCGTCATGAAGCTATTATCTTCGCCACactctcaagctcctttATTTCCCTCTTTTAGCTTTTCGTTGTTTAGGAACACCGAATTAAATTTCTACATGACTTTGGCACCTACACaatcaatctcatcaacttcaAGCGAATCTCTCGCTCAAACTGCGCTCTGGTCAACTGTCACCTCTGCTGTCAGCATCCCTTACAAGATATACAACGGTGCTCGCGTCTTTTTCCAAGAGTGCAAGGCATTTTTGGACATCAAAGAACCATTATTCGTCTTCCATACCGAACGTTCCCTCGATTGGGTTAACATCAGATTGGCTGGCGAGTTGTGTACCGACAATCCTTGTATTGAGTATTATTACCTTGCCGGCAATGCACACCTTGACCGCCAAAAGTACCATTTCATACGTTTCAtgttggaggatggagcAACAGTGCGTGCTCACATTCCTTCTCTATCCTATCCTGTGCTGTGAACAAAGGAACACGACTGTCGTCATGTCATCCTGACATTGCATTGCATTGTAGTTGGAGCGGAATGAGTACTGCAAGGCTTGGGCGGTGACAAAGCAGGCTGTGATCTTCTTCGAGGGGATCCAAGAGTCTCTGAAGGCGTGGGAAAATCCAGCAGAGCCCAGGTATGAGGACGAAATGCGCAGAGTGGGTGCGATGCTGAAAAAGGTCAGTCTTGTTTGCTTTCCCCTACTGCCGTATAAGCCGACTGACTTGACTGATCCAGTGGAAAGCATATCTCGGTCAGTTTACCTTCTAATTTCAACCCTCTCCCTACCATAAACTAATGCGCTGTTACTGAAGCTGAATTAACGTTTTCGATGAATACTCTCTTGGATTGGGAGGTTGAACATCGTGTTCCCGAGAAATGGGCTGCGATACCTGCCTATGATTACGACAATCCACATATTTTCCCACTCAAAACGATCGACAGTGCtggggaaaaagaaaccCGGAGCCTGACACCGTTATTTATCCCTCTCTCGAAGCATGTTATAAAGCTTCACGAGGAAGgatttgatgaagaatggtTTGATCTCTGGGATAGGCTAAAGCCGGATCCAGAGAAATTTGCGCCGTATCATCTACCTTTGGAGAGGCCATGGCCATATAAGGATATCGctctgaggaagaaaacggGTGAGAATCgagagtgaggatgatatCACTTGTACCAGATGCTGGATGAGACGCCGATCAGTTGTATAATGCTATTTTCTATGTTATTTTATGTTGTTTTGAATAAAAAAAGGATCGGATGATCGTACTTTAGATTTGTGGGAAAGCatgaagagatgaagtggTTGATGAAAGCCTATGGTCGAAATATCTCACAAGGCTGGGATGAGATAGGAGACGCCCCCTGGGCGGACGTGTCCAAATTTCTAAAGAAAATGCGAATTTTAAAAATTGTGAGATGCTAATAATTGAGCGCAAGTGTAAGATGCTCTCTTGTAAAATGGGAAATGTGATGGGAATGGTCCGAGCGACAGCTGATCCTGATGCGCCATTGAATCTATTATTAATCAATTCAATCCATCACTCAATCAGTGATGATCAGCGGAATGATCATCAGTGCCCAGCGTTTTAATAGAGAACTTCTTCTATGGTCATCGTCGTGGATATGGTGGTCGCTGTCATCAGAAGAGGGCACCAGAGAGGTAAAAGAACTGTTTCAGTTAGAGAAGGGGGGTGCAGAAAGTTGACTGGACAAGAAGCTAGGGTGACAATATATCTATGATAGAAAAAATCaatggatgtggatggaACGAGCTGCTGAAGGCACTGCTGATGGACTTGTACCGTGGCGTTGCAGATTGTTACATTTTTGGCTTGATGGGGATAGTTGGAGCTGACAAAGTAACCAAACAAAATGTTTGAAGACGGAGCGAGCTTTTTCGCACTTTGAAAAGTCGCATTTcgcatcttccattttctgAGGAAATTTGGATACGTCTGCGCGGGTTAGCTTTCTGGGTAACATATACAACATACAACAAACAAGATGCAAGTGCTCATGTTCTATCATGCACATATATCGCTAAAAATCATAATGCGCATCTCGGCATGCAACAGCAATAATTGGACAATGACGACATAAGTGGAAGAAATCAGGGGAGAGAAGcgacgagaaggaagaaagaagaatcaaATATAGGGAGTCAGTCAGGTCCGAAGGGACACTAGGCGCGTAACAAGTTATATGGGGCCACTGCGATAAGCGGTGCAAAAAAGGCAGATAGGGGGTTGCTAGTGGTGGCGCCCCTTTACCTGTGTTTCATGTTGCGATAAAAATCCGAGGCAGAAAGTCAAAAACAAGTATgcaagagaagagtttAATGCCGGATGTTCGATGTTAGATACTCTCATATTTTGCATATCCACAAGATCTCGGACGCGGCCATCAGGAAACCCCAAGACCAGCCGCAGACAACCGAAATCTGCGACAAACAATCAATCAACAACAGTGTCAATACCTGAGATTCGATGAAAACACAAGACATgcatggtgatgatggtgcaCAGCAGGCAGCGGCGACTGAAGGCGGAAAGTCACATAGCATACATATCCGCCATTGATACGATAAGCGGCACGAACGTATATTTAcggaagatgggagataTGGAAATTGCCTTTTTGAGTAATCAGCTTCTCTTACTCATTGTCGGCCGGCCGGCTTGCCGTATCGCTCGCTTCCCAGATGATGGTTCTCTCCTGTCTCTTGTCTCCTATGTCCTGAAAATTGCGCTTTTCATACAAGAAAAcacttctctcatctcacCTCGTTTTCATCTGTGGTCTCGACTCTCGCTGTCAGCGTCATGGTGTGCTGTGTTTAAGGCGTGGCGGGCGCGAACGGCAGGGGTTGCCGGGGAGCGCAACGGAGAATGACACGCACCGCCATACGACGCAGCGGCGACATCATTCATGCATACGTGACGACAGCAGGCAGTGGCGATGGGAAGGACTAGTAATAGTTCGAACCTTGCTCGCTGCTTGCCGTCtatcttctgcttctcttcttgcgtGCGGTGCCCGGCAATGACCGTGACGTGTGCAACTTGTAGAGATGCATGAACGTAGCAGTATAGTATGATATACTACTCTGAGACAAGGTGACTGACACCACAACACCAGACATTACAGCAAGAGGCAAAAGACAAGAGAATAAAGGATGAGAAACTGATAGCTGAAAGCCGAAAGCCGCAAAGCTGCTGTAGACAGGTGATAAGATAATAGACCGTTCGGCGCAAATTAAGTCTTCGTCGAAATAAGCAAGCATGGACCTTTTAAAGCTCGAATGAATCGCCAAGAATTAAAAATCAGTGCACggagggtggagggaaGCCATGACAGGCTTCAAAATTCAGACAAGAGccaggatgatgatgtggatgatATTCTCGACACGTGCTTTTCATGCCTATGCTTCTAAAAAAAGCTCCGACAAACTGCGGTATGTTGCGATTCGTGGGACAGTGCTATATGATGGAAGGTGCTATGGGGATAGGGGATGGGGGCCTCGTGGTCGTGTGCGACAATATAGACAAGACACGGTATgcctttttcatcttcacgTTTGACAACAACTTGCTGTTCTCGAAAGGCGAACTGAAATataaaaaaaggaaaaggagaagtgGTATAACATGTGCTTGTCTAAAACCTTCTTGATTTTCAAGCTGGTGATGGCCCTTGTTGGCCTGAAAGATCAACGAAGAAGTCGCCTCCTAACTTGTGTTTCATCGAGATAAATATGTGCATCTAACGTCTGGAGTCCGGTGCATTGCTGGATGGGTTCTGCGGGTTTAACCCGGAAAAGAAATTGAGAGCGGGAAGAGATTGTCACTGTGTCATGGCCCTCCGAAACAAGGAGACAGCCCCGCATACACTGTAATGATGTCCATGCCGCCTAAAAAATCTACGCGCTAATCGAAAGAGGCTAAGATTATTCTACTGacgaatgaagatgacatgCAGCGAATCGACTATTAAGCCTGGCGCGTTTTGCGCTTGTGATTCTTCCCCTTGATCTTATCACCtaacttttccttctctgctATCTGTAATTTTTGCTGTCTGCTGTCTTCTGCCTATTGTCATGAGTCTTGAATCTCAACAGTGAATTTTGGTGTTCCGTACATTCGTAGTGGGGGTGGTGCAACTGACGTGATTATGCCTGCGCTCTCCCGCCAGCGTTCCGCATGTCTCAGAGGGTTCTTCTTTTATCATCTCCTCACCTCTCACACCTCATTATTGCATGATATACATACTTCATACCGTTCATGAGGATTGGGAGCTCGACATGGTGACAGATGTCGGGTTCAGTGATTAGCCATCCTTCACCCTACCCACCGCTGCTCActattcttctcttcgctTCCGTCTCTACATGCATCCCTCGCcaccttcctcgtctttcTTCACGTTATGATTGCGTTTCATATTCCGCACTGTACTCTTCGATGCGTATAGATTCTGTAACAATGGACATAGGACTCCCAGATCCCGAACCCAGCCTACAGGCTGAGTTGATGCTCGACGGACGACTGTTGATGAATGAATGTAGAAATACGTAACGTACATGTCTTCGCACGTCTGTGCgtttatatatataaatGGGAAACCGATTTTGCCGATTAGAGGATCTGATACTTGCGAAATTTTGATCGGTGTTTGGAATTTTAGGTAAGACGTTGTTGTGCTAGATGATTGGGTATTATTTTGCTATCAGCGCAGCGTTTAGAAGGATGTTTAGGGGTCTCTGAACAAATCAAGCAACAGACAGCAGACAAAGCGTAGAGGGTAAAGGATACGGCAGTGAAATGCATGAGGAGGATAAAAAGGCGATGATGACAGAATTGAATAAGTTTGGCgggagggggagaagaacGTTTATCTGCTCGCACAACCGAGTTGACcaaaaaggtggagaatAAGTGCAAGAATTGTGTACCGTACGACGGTACGTCGCGTACTTCGCACTTTTTGTTTATGAGTTCCGTGGTAAACGTGCGCCATTCAGTACCGGATAATGAGTTCGACGGCTGCGAGGCAGTGGCTAAGGAACAGTCATGGCCATCCATTATACGGCGGGCATATTATTCGTTCATATCATAGATAATCATTTGGTCACCACTTTCGAAATGAGGGTCCATTTACGGGATGAAATTCATTTATTCTAAGTGAGTGATTGtagaaagtggaggcggaggcTTCATCAGGGATGGGGTTGTCGTTTGCGACTGTACGGTGTCTTTCGGCGCACTacggaagggaaagaaagcgGATCGCGTGACGCGGGTGCATTGCGGCGGGTGATAAAATTAAGGGGCTGATGAAAAGGGCGCTAGTGAAAGTCTGTTAGGCAAAAATGACCTAATAGGCTAATCGGACTATTGGACCGTCGCGCGGTTCAGATTCTCGGGGGAGAACTCTTTGACTGGACAAATACTGccgtcctcttcagctCTTAACTGTCTCCAGTTATTAGTTGTATTACTATTattgggaaggaagagtatACACCGTCCAGCACCATCACCCTCTCACCTCCCGTCCACGGCACAGACGCTCCCCTTATCTAAACCACCGCCTCACACGCCACCCCATTCTTTTCCGCAGTCTCAACCATCAACTTTCTCCTCACCTGTACAAATTATTCAAGGACTCGTTCAAGAGACACAGCCTTAACGCCTTGGCTGCTCTGTCCATATTGCTCCTTCGTTGAATACGGATTTGTCCAGCCGCATTCCCTCGCGTCTGGTGTCTTTGCCGTGGTGAGTTGACCGCGTCTTTTCTAGGCGATGTACACGTCTCCAACCTGGGATGAAACACTGACCATACTCCGTCCTGCCACCTCCTTTACTGTTCATCCTCCCAAAACAAATCTCTATCTGATTTCGTCCCATACTACTATGTGATTACCGGTACATTGAATCACCGAACCTTGTGCCAATGTTTCGTCCGGAATCGCATCTTGGACATATCCTCGTCATCCGCCACCACGTTCCTACCTGGTTAATATTCAGTGATCCACCCAAATTGAAATTGCCTGCGGTTATCAACCCAATCATCTGTATCAATACCTATTTATTGTAAATCGAGTTTTCATCTACCTTCCCATCCGCGGTGAGTCATCCTTCAATTATCCACGCATCAACGATTCTTACCCGGTCTGTACCAGTATCCTAACCCATCCATCCGCAGACATCATGGTCGGCTCAGAAACGTCTTCTCCAACCGACTTTGCCTTTGAGCCACCAGCTCTCCCATCAGGGGACGCTGCATTCACCTCCACTCCCTACAAATCTGAGCCTCTCAAATCCTCTTTCGCGTCTCCCACGGGTGTATCCGCACCTGCCGGCTCATTCACACCCGCAGCCAACGCTACGCCAGGCCATACTTACTTCCCAGATTCATGCAACTACGGGTTatcatctgcttcatccttttcatcaGCGTCTGGTAGCGCCACTGGCGGATCGTTCTCATCAGTGGACAACCTTCCGGGTATCTCAAAAAACTTCGTCAGACCAAATTTGGCTGATACAAGACGGCCTGCCACAGCTGGAGGAGCTTTACAAACTCGCAGTCCGTATTCAGGCTTTATGATGAGCAGCAAGAATGGCGCCAGCGGTTCAACGTCACAGGATGGGCAGAAGGTGGGCGAGCCGGGAGATATGAGAAGACCAGAAGGGACaattgaggaaggaaatgagatGTTCGGTTTTGTTGGAccatcagaagaagatggggatggaCATGGTCCTCAGAATGTGTCACCAGAGAACGACAATACTCTTAAccctcaacttcttccttccaaccGACGGTCGTCTGCTCCTCAACATAATATTTCTGGTCCAAATTGGGGCCAATTcccgccatcttcatcacgTGAAGCCGCGACTTCATCTCTCGGTCCTCCTTCTGCGCCTGCGCACGTACCAATGGGTTACcttcaacagcaacaaggaGCGCATCATGGCTTCAGCACTCAGAATCGACCACCAGTTTTCGCTGGTCGACCGCAAACGAGCGATGGTCTGCCCAGCTATACCAATTACCACGGTGCGGTGACTCTTCCTAGCGCTCAATCTATCGCTCGTCAAATCCCAGGAATGACTGATACTGCGTCCTTTTTCAATCATTCTTCAGGATCTGCCCATTTGCCGTTTAGAGATGAGCGGCATTTTCCCTCTACGAACTTTCCTGGAGATAGGGCATTTACGTTTGACCCTCTGCggtcttcccttcctccttcttttcccgGTCAAATCCGCGCATCATACGCACCGCCACCTCCAGTCCCTACCGCCGGCTCCGATTCTGGTGGTTCGTCAAACAATGCCAACTCTACCAATGATCAGATGCAATTCATGAGTTTGTCAACCGGTCCAGggcagaaaaagaggcctagaagaaggtatgaagagattgaaaggTTGTATCCTTGTGGTTGGAATGGTTGTGAAAAGTCTTATGGGACACTGAACCATTTGAACGCACATGTGATGACGCAAAAACATGGCGAAAAAAGGTTGCCTGCTGGTAAGTTTGTACATGACCTATTTAAAAGAACGTTAGTTGATGAATTTTCAGAGTTtaaggagatgagaaaggcttggaggaagaagaagcgagagcACGCTTCAGCTCAAGCTAACTCTCAGTATATGACCAACGCCTCTGCCTGGCAACAAAACTACCAACGGCTTTCCTTCGCTtccacatcatctaccGCCGACTCTGATTGGGATCGCCGAGATTCTTCAACCTCTACTCTCTCTGTGTCCACCGACGGAcgatcatctctttcttacCCTACCAACTACTCTTGGGGTGTTCCTCCACAAGGAATGCCCTTTCAGGCTGGCATGATGTCCGTTGACTCCCGTCCCTCCACATCTGGCAGCAACGTCTCAAGCGTTAGCATGGACGGTAGATTCATCTCTAACCAACCTACTCCTGCTCCCGCCTCTGCGATGGGTATGCCACCTA
Proteins encoded in this window:
- a CDS encoding DNA-directed RNA polymerase III subunit RPC1, with translation MDTWAVVDQNEKHYVSSDVPRRIKHIQFQPFTPKDIVRISEVQVSIAELYQNNEDGSRTTALQGPLDARMGPNEKGKKCATCGEDTQKCVGHYGYIKLVLPVFHIGYFRPTINMLSCICKTCARVLLPETERASFLKRFRRPNLESLQRQSAAKAVLAACKKQNICTYCGAPNGIVKKSGPLRISHEPYRAAKMASMKDEWMATFKNAVAENQAVATHLGKAVDDLNPLKVLNLFERITAEDCELLSLHPDVGRPEDYIWQYISVPPPCIRPSVASEAGNNEDDLTAKLAEIVNYNNTLALMMDLGRGIEMISSNWEVLGQAVALYINSQAPGMQTIGSKPIRGFVQRLKGKQGRFRGNLSGKRVDFSGRTVIGPDPNLRIDEVAVPEKVAVKLSYPERVTDYNLQLMRQAIINGSKLHPGANVLERKHENGSTVRISLNVMKDLEARKRYARELQIGDVVHRHVRDGDIVLFNRQPSLHKLSIMCHRVRVRPWRTFRLNECVCNPYNADFDGDEMNLHVPQTEEARTEALELMSVKKNLVTPRNGEPIIAAIQDFITAAYLLSRRDRFYDRQQFTQIASYLGDANLKIEMPPPTLWKPVRLWTGKQIFNLLMRPNKESKVLVNLEAKCRTLVDPAKEDRFPPDMSPNDGYLVIQNSEIMCGVFDKNTVGDGKKNSVFGVILRDYGPEEAAQAMNRLAKIAARWLANIGFSLGINDVIPGPILHASKDARVEKAYGECDVFIDLAKRGKLENAPGCDQEATLESKISKTLSDVREAVGKICMQELSRHNAPLIMATCGSKGSVINVAQMVACVGQQIIGGSRVRNGFQDRSLPHFRKKSKNPPSKGFVRNSFFSGLTPPEFLFHAMSGREGLVDTAVKTAETGYMARRLMKALEDLCTHYDLSVRNSVGGIVQFQYGDDMLDPACLEGDATPVEYVRSWTHACRTAGNQGRALFPYEVRRIAARIYPESFIPPSPPPSPPKTKGRRRKEPTPPPPVVAPTLPKEWEGCHHKFRENTYKFVVDKIVKQMVDQRLARGLPDADDEEMAEEYEALLYSDDPAVQRVLENANKVTEAQVNSFLENCRIRYLQAKIEPGSTVGAVGAQSIGEPGTQMTLKTFHFAGVASMNVTLGVPRIKEIINAAKVISTPIIAAELAIPESETAARIVKGRIEKTVLGDIAAVIEESWTNANAYIEIHIDMDAVRRLQLEISLESIKWALVRANKLKIPEGSIHISQKTSRIRIWIDESDKDKGVGIYERLKFLKRAIPSVQVKGLPAIERGVVTKDEKNEKIHRLLVTGYGLSEVMGTEGVDGLKTKTNHVMETQQVLGIEAARSTIYNEIQTTMKSHGMSIDPRHVMLLGDVMTYKGEVLGITRFGVQKMKDSVLMLASFEKTTDHLFDASLYSKKDEIQGVSECIIMGTPAPGCGTSLASIVTPAPPLPAKKPLLFETAYKAGQHRMSKGMMVAAC